The Streptomyces seoulensis genome contains a region encoding:
- a CDS encoding deoxyguanosinetriphosphate triphosphohydrolase → MEGTAHPSAYDPTSVERWAPEPDKRPGRTAFQRDRARILHSAALRRLAGKTQVVTPGTRTRAWDASPRTRLTHSLECAQVGRELGAALGCDPDLVEAACLAHDLGHPPFGHNGEQALNEFADDIGGFEGNAQSLRLLTRIEPKRFTPEGSVGLNLTRATLDAATKYPWPRGAHPTDPASSKFGVYDDDRPVFDWVRKEAPGTRTCFEAQVMDWADDVAYSVHDIEDGLHAGHIDPVCLHAEPERQAVFEVAVGRYVPADTDPAELAAALDRLQDQEWWPHGYDGTAVAQSWLKDATSQLIGRFCLAAEGATRAAYGGGRLTRYGAELVVPREARMECAVLKAVADRYVMQRAEQELLRADQRIVVAELAEALTARAPDGLEPQFRALFDEADGDHARKRVIVDQIASLTDASARTLHARLTGHM, encoded by the coding sequence ATGGAAGGCACCGCACACCCCTCGGCCTACGATCCGACCTCCGTCGAACGCTGGGCACCGGAACCCGACAAACGCCCTGGCCGTACCGCCTTCCAGCGCGACCGCGCCCGCATCCTGCACTCCGCCGCGCTGCGCCGCCTCGCCGGCAAGACCCAGGTCGTCACGCCGGGCACCCGTACCCGGGCGTGGGACGCCAGCCCCCGCACCCGCCTCACCCACTCCCTGGAGTGCGCCCAGGTCGGCCGCGAGCTGGGCGCCGCCCTCGGCTGCGACCCGGACCTCGTCGAGGCCGCCTGCCTGGCGCACGACCTCGGCCATCCCCCCTTCGGCCACAACGGCGAACAGGCGCTGAACGAGTTCGCGGACGACATCGGCGGCTTCGAGGGCAACGCCCAGTCCCTCAGGCTCCTCACCCGCATCGAGCCCAAGCGCTTCACCCCCGAGGGCTCCGTCGGCCTCAACCTCACCCGCGCCACCCTCGACGCCGCGACCAAGTACCCCTGGCCGCGCGGCGCCCACCCGACGGACCCGGCGTCGTCCAAGTTCGGGGTGTACGACGACGACCGCCCCGTCTTCGACTGGGTCCGCAAGGAGGCCCCCGGCACCCGCACCTGCTTCGAGGCGCAGGTCATGGACTGGGCCGACGACGTGGCGTACTCGGTGCACGACATCGAGGACGGGCTGCACGCCGGCCACATCGACCCGGTCTGCCTGCACGCCGAACCCGAACGGCAGGCCGTCTTCGAGGTCGCCGTCGGCCGCTACGTCCCCGCGGACACCGATCCCGCCGAACTCGCCGCCGCCCTCGACCGGCTCCAGGACCAGGAGTGGTGGCCGCACGGCTACGACGGCACCGCGGTCGCCCAGTCCTGGCTCAAGGACGCCACCAGCCAGCTCATCGGCCGCTTCTGCCTGGCCGCCGAGGGCGCCACCCGCGCCGCGTACGGCGGCGGCCGCCTCACCAGGTACGGCGCCGAACTCGTCGTGCCCCGCGAGGCCCGTATGGAGTGCGCGGTGCTCAAGGCCGTCGCCGACCGGTACGTGATGCAGCGCGCCGAGCAGGAACTGCTCCGGGCCGATCAGCGGATCGTCGTCGCCGAGCTGGCCGAGGCGCTCACCGCCCGCGCCCCGGACGGCCTGGAGCCGCAGTTCAGGGCGCTGTTCGACGAGGCGGACGGCGACCACGCGCGCAAGCGGGTGATCGTCGACCAGATCGCCTCGCTGACCGACGCGTCCGCCCGCACGCTGCACGCCCGGCTGACGGGGCATATGTAG
- the dnaG gene encoding DNA primase, which produces MAGRINDEDVKAVRDAVPIDAVVSEYLQLRNAGGGNLKGLCPFHDEKSPSFQVSPSKGLFHCFGCQEGGDTITFVMKVDHLSFSEAVERLAGQAGITLRYEEGGYNPAHQRGERIRLVEAHKIAAQWYAEQLATSPEADTGRVFLAERGFDQAAAVHFGVGYSPQGWDHLTRYLRGKGFTDKELILSGLSQDGRRGPIDRFRGRLMWPIRDIGGEVVGFGARKLYESDNGPKYLNTPDTAIYKKSQVLYGIDLAKQQIAKSSRAVVVEGYTDVMACHLAGVTTAIATCGTAFGGDHIKILRRLLMDNGSARVIFTFDGDAAGQKAALRAFEDDQKFAAETYIAVAPDGMDPCDLRLAKGDEAVADLVQPRTPLFEFALRQIVARYDLDTPAGRAAALDEAAPVVARIKNSGAQHEVAVDLAGMLGILDTQFVVKRVAQLARWARDRGGKGGAPQQQSRAPQQQWEPAPRQAGGPALTLRNPVYATERELLKLALQRPELVSPAFDAYGLDEFTAPPYAAVRQTIAEAGGAEFGTQDPQEYVVRVREAAPDDTVRAMVTELAVEAIMRRTVDETYAGMVLVQIRRRAVTRRLTELQSTLTRLGHADPAQAAAVQNEMMVLTRYDRALQNEGPAAL; this is translated from the coding sequence GTGGCAGGACGGATCAACGACGAGGACGTGAAGGCGGTACGGGACGCGGTCCCGATCGACGCCGTGGTCTCGGAGTACCTCCAGTTGCGCAACGCGGGCGGCGGCAACCTCAAGGGCCTCTGCCCCTTCCACGACGAGAAGTCGCCGTCCTTCCAGGTCAGCCCGAGCAAGGGGCTCTTCCACTGCTTCGGCTGCCAGGAGGGCGGCGACACCATCACCTTCGTGATGAAGGTGGACCACCTCTCCTTCTCCGAGGCCGTCGAGCGCCTCGCCGGCCAGGCCGGGATCACCCTGCGCTACGAGGAGGGCGGCTACAACCCCGCCCACCAGCGCGGCGAACGCATCCGCCTGGTCGAGGCCCACAAGATCGCCGCCCAGTGGTACGCCGAGCAGCTCGCCACCAGCCCCGAGGCCGACACCGGCCGGGTCTTCCTCGCCGAGCGCGGCTTCGACCAGGCCGCCGCCGTGCACTTCGGCGTCGGCTACAGCCCCCAGGGCTGGGACCACCTCACCCGCTATCTGCGCGGCAAGGGCTTCACCGACAAGGAACTGATCCTCTCCGGCCTCTCCCAGGACGGCCGGCGCGGCCCCATCGACCGCTTCCGGGGCCGCCTGATGTGGCCCATCCGGGACATCGGCGGCGAGGTCGTCGGCTTCGGCGCCCGCAAGCTCTACGAGTCCGACAACGGACCCAAGTACCTCAACACCCCCGACACCGCGATCTACAAGAAGTCCCAGGTCCTGTACGGCATCGACCTGGCCAAGCAGCAGATCGCCAAGTCCAGCCGGGCCGTCGTCGTCGAGGGCTACACCGACGTCATGGCCTGCCACCTCGCCGGTGTCACCACCGCCATCGCCACCTGCGGCACGGCCTTCGGCGGCGACCACATCAAGATCCTGCGCCGGCTGCTGATGGACAACGGCTCGGCCCGCGTGATCTTCACCTTCGACGGCGACGCGGCCGGGCAGAAGGCCGCGCTGCGCGCCTTCGAGGACGACCAGAAGTTCGCCGCCGAGACCTACATCGCCGTCGCCCCCGACGGCATGGACCCCTGCGACCTCCGCCTCGCCAAGGGCGACGAGGCCGTCGCCGACCTGGTCCAGCCTCGCACCCCGCTCTTCGAGTTCGCGCTGCGCCAGATCGTCGCCCGCTACGACCTCGACACCCCGGCGGGCCGCGCGGCCGCCCTGGACGAGGCCGCGCCGGTCGTCGCCCGGATCAAGAACAGCGGCGCCCAGCACGAGGTCGCCGTCGACCTCGCGGGCATGCTCGGCATCCTCGACACCCAGTTCGTCGTCAAGCGCGTCGCCCAACTGGCCCGCTGGGCCCGCGACCGCGGCGGCAAGGGCGGCGCCCCGCAGCAGCAGTCACGCGCCCCCCAGCAGCAGTGGGAGCCCGCCCCCCGCCAGGCCGGCGGCCCCGCCCTCACCCTGCGCAACCCGGTCTACGCCACCGAACGCGAACTCCTCAAACTCGCCCTCCAGCGCCCGGAGTTGGTCTCTCCCGCCTTCGACGCCTACGGCCTCGACGAGTTCACCGCACCCCCCTACGCGGCCGTCCGCCAGACCATCGCCGAAGCCGGCGGCGCCGAGTTCGGCACCCAGGACCCCCAGGAGTACGTGGTCCGCGTCCGCGAGGCCGCCCCCGACGACACCGTGCGGGCCATGGTGACCGAGCTGGCCGTGGAGGCGATCATGCGCCGCACGGTCGACGAGACGTACGCGGGCATGGTCCTGGTGCAGATCAGGCGCCGCGCCGTCACCCGCCGCCTCACCGAACTCCAGAGCACCCTCACCCGCCTCGGCCACGCCGATCCGGCCCAGGCGGCGGCCGTGCAGAACGAGATGATGGTCCTCACCCGGTACGACCGCGCCCTGCAGAACGAGGGTCCGGCCGCGCTGTAG
- a CDS encoding NAD(P)/FAD-dependent oxidoreductase, giving the protein MVDADQTFVIVGGGLAGAKAAETLRAEGFTGRVILICDERDHPYGRPPLSKGHLLGKEERDSVFVHEPAWYARNDIELHLGQTVDAVDREARTVRLGDDGTLIRYDKLLLVTGAEPRRLDVPGTGLAGVHHLRRLAHAERLKGVLAALGRDNGHLVIAGAGWIGLEVAAAAREYGAEVTVIEPEPTPLHGALGPELGNLFAELHREHGVRFHFGVRLTEIIGQDGMVLAVRTDDGEEHPAHDVLAAIGAAPRTGLAEAAGLELADRAFGGGIAVDEHLRTSDPDIFAAGDVASFPLPLFGTRLRVEHWANALNGGPAAARAMLGQDVTYDRVPYFFSDQYDLGLEYSGWAPPGSYDQVVLRGDAGKREFIAFWVREGRVLAGMNVNVWDVTEHIQHLIRSGAAVDVEALADPHVPLADLVP; this is encoded by the coding sequence GTGGTCGACGCGGACCAGACATTCGTCATCGTCGGAGGCGGTCTCGCCGGGGCGAAAGCGGCCGAGACGCTCCGCGCGGAAGGGTTCACCGGCCGCGTGATACTGATCTGCGACGAACGCGACCACCCCTACGGGCGCCCGCCGCTGTCCAAGGGGCACCTGCTCGGCAAGGAGGAGCGGGACAGCGTCTTCGTCCACGAGCCCGCCTGGTACGCCCGCAACGACATCGAGCTGCACCTCGGCCAGACCGTCGACGCCGTCGACCGCGAGGCGAGGACCGTCCGCCTCGGCGACGACGGCACTCTGATCCGCTACGACAAACTGCTGCTCGTCACCGGCGCCGAACCCCGCCGCCTCGACGTACCCGGCACCGGTCTCGCGGGCGTCCACCACCTGCGCCGCCTCGCCCACGCCGAGCGCCTCAAGGGCGTCCTGGCGGCGCTCGGCCGGGACAACGGCCACCTGGTGATCGCGGGCGCCGGCTGGATCGGCCTGGAGGTCGCCGCGGCCGCCCGCGAGTACGGCGCCGAGGTCACCGTCATCGAGCCCGAGCCGACCCCGCTGCACGGCGCCCTCGGCCCCGAGCTGGGCAACCTCTTCGCCGAGCTGCACCGCGAGCACGGCGTCCGCTTCCACTTCGGCGTCCGGCTCACCGAGATCATCGGCCAGGACGGCATGGTGCTCGCCGTCCGCACCGACGACGGCGAGGAACACCCCGCGCACGACGTGCTCGCCGCCATCGGAGCCGCGCCCCGCACGGGCCTCGCCGAGGCGGCCGGACTGGAACTGGCCGACCGCGCCTTCGGCGGCGGCATCGCCGTGGACGAGCACCTGCGCACCTCCGACCCCGACATCTTCGCCGCCGGGGACGTGGCGAGCTTCCCGCTGCCGCTCTTCGGCACCCGGCTGCGCGTCGAGCACTGGGCCAACGCGCTCAACGGCGGCCCCGCCGCCGCCCGCGCCATGCTCGGCCAGGACGTCACCTACGACCGCGTGCCCTACTTCTTCTCCGACCAGTACGACCTGGGGCTGGAGTACAGCGGCTGGGCGCCGCCCGGCTCCTACGACCAGGTCGTCCTGCGAGGCGACGCCGGAAAGCGCGAGTTCATCGCCTTCTGGGTGCGCGAGGGCCGGGTGCTGGCCGGGATGAACGTGAACGTGTGGGACGTCACAGAGCACATCCAGCACCTCATCCGTTCCGGTGCCGCGGTGGACGTCGAGGCGCTCGCCGACCCGCACGTCCCGCTCGCCGACCTGGTGCCCTGA
- a CDS encoding SanA/YdcF family protein, whose protein sequence is MRISRPRLPRDVRGRRRLVRGVVAGCVLALLPSTWLYVSTADRLRTAADVPHTEVAVVFGAGLWDGEPSPYLAHRLDAAAGLYRAGRIEAVLVTGDNSRTDYDEPSAMRAYLSRHGVPAGRIVSDYAGFDTWDSCVRARRIFGVHRAVLISQGFHIRRAVALCEAAGVTSYGLGVEAKHDATWYYGGTRELFAAGKAALDATLHPDPHFLGPREQGVRRALATPSAP, encoded by the coding sequence ATGAGGATCAGCCGGCCGCGGCTGCCGCGCGACGTACGGGGGCGCCGGCGGCTGGTGCGGGGCGTGGTCGCGGGGTGCGTGCTGGCACTGCTGCCGTCGACCTGGCTGTACGTGTCGACGGCGGACCGGCTGCGGACGGCGGCGGACGTGCCGCACACCGAGGTCGCCGTCGTCTTCGGCGCCGGGCTGTGGGACGGGGAGCCCTCGCCGTACCTGGCGCACCGGCTGGACGCGGCGGCCGGGCTGTACCGGGCGGGCCGGATCGAGGCCGTACTGGTCACGGGCGACAACAGCCGTACCGACTACGACGAGCCGAGCGCGATGCGCGCCTACCTGAGCCGTCACGGGGTCCCGGCCGGACGGATCGTCAGCGACTATGCGGGCTTCGACACCTGGGACTCCTGTGTCCGCGCCCGCCGGATCTTCGGCGTCCACCGCGCGGTCCTGATCAGCCAGGGCTTCCACATCCGCCGCGCGGTCGCCCTGTGCGAGGCGGCCGGGGTGACCTCGTACGGCCTCGGTGTCGAGGCGAAGCACGACGCGACCTGGTACTACGGCGGCACCCGCGAACTCTTCGCGGCGGGCAAGGCGGCGCTGGACGCGACGCTCCACCCCGACCCGCACTTCCTGGGACCGCGCGAACAGGGCGTCCGGCGGGCGCTGGCGACCCCGAGCGCCCCCTAG
- a CDS encoding class F sortase, translating to MRRIGDTAIAAVTVLALGTGVWLLGPGTGTPPQPSAAEGRPDPGGAHGTAPALPASPPTRVRIPAIRVDAPLTGLALTPSGSLDAPPPAEKNLAGWYEAGTTPGDTGTAVVAGHVDNTDGPAVFYDLGALKRGTTIEIDREDATTAVFTVDAVEVYSANNFPDEKVYGASPRPELRVITCGGGYSRSTGYQGNVVVFAHLRGSRAA from the coding sequence ATGCGCAGGATCGGCGACACCGCCATAGCCGCCGTCACGGTGCTCGCGCTGGGCACGGGCGTGTGGCTCCTCGGCCCCGGCACCGGCACACCCCCGCAGCCGTCCGCCGCCGAGGGCCGGCCCGATCCGGGCGGCGCACACGGCACGGCCCCCGCACTGCCCGCGTCCCCGCCCACCCGCGTCCGCATCCCCGCGATACGCGTGGACGCCCCCCTGACGGGCCTCGCCCTCACCCCGTCGGGCAGCCTGGACGCACCGCCCCCGGCGGAGAAGAACCTCGCCGGCTGGTACGAGGCGGGCACCACCCCCGGCGACACCGGCACCGCGGTCGTGGCCGGCCACGTCGACAACACCGACGGCCCGGCGGTCTTCTACGACCTCGGCGCCCTGAAACGGGGCACGACGATCGAGATCGACCGCGAGGACGCCACGACGGCCGTCTTCACGGTGGACGCGGTGGAGGTCTACTCCGCGAACAACTTCCCCGACGAAAAGGTCTACGGCGCCTCGCCCCGCCCCGAACTCCGGGTGATCACTTGCGGGGGCGGGTACTCCAGGTCGACGGGGTACCAGGGGAACGTGGTGGTGTTCGCGCATCTGAGGGGGAGCCGGGCAGCGTGA
- a CDS encoding M4 family metallopeptidase, whose product MSRIRQHVRGSRRLATAGTAAAAATLLVTALSPAAQADSGPNRATTLADAASILVAHAASLGLTSDQGTSVRDVIVDKDGTRHVRYDRTYHQIPVIGGDFVVHLNSTGGYRGTDRATRTALSLPTVTPKLTGPKAAGLAVDALRSASPRELTRAKAKPELVVDALHGAPKLAWRTNAVGLDTLGNPVGRTVLTDARTGARIDAWDSIETAAGDGKSLYSGTVPLQTAQSGSSFQLKDATRGNTYTGDAANKTDLCILGICLSRAPSTVFTDTDNHWGTGATADRASAAVDAQYGTDQTWDYYKNVHGRSGIAGDGKGSYNRVHYGNNYNNAFWDDSCFCMTYGDGDGTTFGPLVALDVAGHEMTHGVTSKTAALTYSGESGGLNEATSDILGTMVEWNADNATDKGDYLIGERIVKPGFGKAALRFMDKPSRDGNSADYWSSSLGNLDVHYSSGVANHFAYLLAEGSGAKTVNGVSYDSPTANGSTVTGIGREKVGKIWYRALTVYMTSSTKYAGARTATLNAAKDLYGAGSAEYGAVAAAWSAVNVS is encoded by the coding sequence ATGAGCCGGATACGGCAGCACGTCCGAGGGTCCCGTCGTCTCGCCACCGCCGGTACCGCCGCGGCGGCGGCCACTTTGCTGGTCACCGCCCTCTCCCCCGCCGCCCAGGCCGACTCCGGGCCGAACCGTGCGACCACGCTCGCCGACGCCGCCTCGATCCTCGTCGCACACGCCGCGAGTCTCGGCCTCACCTCCGACCAGGGCACCAGTGTCCGGGACGTGATCGTCGACAAGGACGGCACCCGGCACGTCCGCTACGACCGTACCTACCACCAGATCCCCGTCATCGGCGGGGACTTCGTGGTCCACCTGAACTCCACAGGTGGTTACCGCGGCACCGACCGCGCCACCCGCACCGCGCTCTCGCTGCCCACGGTCACCCCGAAGCTGACCGGCCCGAAGGCGGCCGGGCTCGCGGTGGACGCGCTGCGCTCCGCGAGCCCCCGCGAGCTGACCCGGGCCAAGGCCAAGCCCGAGCTGGTCGTCGACGCCCTGCACGGCGCGCCGAAGCTGGCCTGGCGGACCAACGCGGTCGGCCTGGACACGCTCGGCAACCCGGTGGGCCGCACCGTGCTGACCGACGCCCGCACCGGCGCCCGCATCGACGCCTGGGACAGCATCGAGACGGCGGCCGGTGACGGCAAGTCGCTCTACAGCGGGACGGTTCCGCTGCAGACGGCCCAGTCGGGCTCCTCGTTCCAGCTCAAGGACGCCACCCGCGGCAACACCTACACCGGGGACGCGGCCAACAAGACCGACCTGTGCATCCTCGGGATCTGCCTGAGCCGGGCCCCCTCGACGGTGTTCACCGACACCGACAACCACTGGGGCACCGGCGCCACCGCCGACCGCGCCTCGGCGGCCGTCGACGCCCAGTACGGCACGGACCAGACCTGGGACTACTACAAGAACGTCCACGGCCGCAGCGGCATCGCGGGCGACGGCAAGGGCTCGTACAACCGCGTCCACTACGGCAACAACTACAACAACGCCTTCTGGGACGACAGTTGCTTCTGCATGACCTACGGCGACGGTGACGGCACCACCTTCGGTCCGCTGGTCGCGCTCGACGTGGCCGGGCACGAGATGACGCACGGCGTCACCTCCAAGACGGCCGCGCTGACGTACTCGGGCGAGTCCGGCGGCCTGAACGAGGCGACCTCGGACATCCTCGGCACGATGGTCGAGTGGAACGCGGACAACGCCACCGACAAGGGGGACTACCTCATCGGTGAGCGCATCGTGAAGCCCGGCTTCGGCAAGGCCGCGCTGCGCTTCATGGACAAGCCCTCCAGGGACGGCAACTCGGCCGACTACTGGTCCAGTTCGCTCGGCAACCTGGACGTGCACTACTCCTCCGGCGTCGCCAACCACTTCGCGTACCTCCTCGCCGAGGGCAGCGGAGCGAAAACCGTCAACGGTGTCTCGTACGACTCCCCGACCGCCAACGGCTCCACCGTGACCGGCATCGGCCGGGAGAAGGTCGGCAAGATCTGGTACCGCGCGCTGACGGTGTACATGACCTCCTCCACCAAGTACGCGGGCGCCCGCACGGCGACCCTGAACGCGGCGAAGGACCTGTACGGGGCCGGGAGCGCGGAGTACGGCGCGGTCGCGGCGGCGTGGAGCGCGGTGAACGTGAGCTGA